A genomic window from Capsicum annuum cultivar UCD-10X-F1 unplaced genomic scaffold, UCD10Xv1.1 ctg46453, whole genome shotgun sequence includes:
- the LOC124892373 gene encoding uncharacterized protein LOC124892373, with the protein MDVLKTFLESCIEEVSLNGRCGSSLKAESWDRIKDVLATTHNFVATQKKMKNQYDYIKEKYQAWLPLTKKTGNIYDPTTNTIQMSNSEWEEYIKVHPKAKVQKRSPLAFPELCTTLFESPTAIDIHSWSSCSTTPRPGASSASPNIDLDDLQDLFDEQNEEAFKIFHLNLQFQLEKRIWERKGKKHHLDWKLMRK; encoded by the exons TATTGAAGAAGTATCATTAAATGGGAGATGTGGAAGTAGTTTGAAAGCCGAATCATGGGATAGAATTAAAGATGTTTTGGCGACTACACATAACTTTGTAGCTAcacaaaagaagatgaagaaccaATAtgattatataaaagaaaaatatcaagcTTGGTTGCCACTAACTAAAAAGACAGGCAATATTTATGATCCAACAACCAATACCATTCAAATGTCTAATAGTGAGTGGGAAGAATATATAAAG GTTCATCCAAAAGCAAAGGTACAGAAGAGATCACCACTAGCCTTTCCAGAACTTTGTACAACACTCTTTGAGAGTCCTACTGCAATAGACATTCATAGTTGGAGTTCATGTAGTACAACTCCGCGACCAGGTGCCTCTTCTGCATCTCCTAATATAGATCTTGATGATTTACAAGATCTATTTGATGAACAAAATGAAGAAGCTTTTAAGATTTTTCATCTCAATCTTCAATTTCAATTGGAAAAAAGAATAtgggaaagaaaaggaaaaaaacatcATCTCGATTGGAAATTGATGAGAAAATAA